In a genomic window of Lepisosteus oculatus isolate fLepOcu1 chromosome 5, fLepOcu1.hap2, whole genome shotgun sequence:
- the LOC138239195 gene encoding aminopeptidase B-like: MKASISAGVSKRLVVTCCHSRLHSRLQTRQTGRTRCYRIAAPRVVKLREMEESLSLHSDRAEDVASDSSYRHFRIKHFHLDLEVDFEQRQLRGTETLQVRCLRDSQSELRLDVHPSLRLQEVSFLGVGGTEWTAAQFETRGFTSYGTTLVLRFPNPWKSKDEFQVAIKYCATDGPGVRIHQF; the protein is encoded by the coding sequence ATGAAGGCTTCAATTAGTGCAGGCGTCAGCAAGAGACTGGTCGTCACGTGTTGTCACTCTCGCCTGCACAGCCGGCTCCAGACCCGGCAGACAGGGAGGACACGGTGTTACAGGATAGCAGCTCCTCGCGTAGTCAAGCTCAGGGAGATGGAAGAGTCGCTCTCGCTGCACTCGGACCGGGCGGAAGACGTGGCCAGTGACTCCAGCTACAGGCACTTCCGCATTAAGCACTTCCACCTGGACTTGGAGGTGGATTTTGAGCAGAGGCAGTTGCGGGGAACCGAGACGCTGCAAGTGAGATGCCTACGGGATTCCCAGAGCGAGTTGCGCCTGGACGTCCACCCGTCCCTGAGGCTGCAGGAGGTGTCCTTCCTCGGGGTCGGCGGCACGGAGTGGACGGCGGCGCAGTTCGAGACGCGAGGATTCACCAGCTACGGCACCACGCTGGTGCTGAGATTTCCCAACCCGTGGAAAAGCAAGGATGAGTTTCAGGTCGCGATCAAGTACTGCGCGACCGATGGACCAGGGGTAAGGATacatcagttttaa